Proteins encoded in a region of the Lathamus discolor isolate bLatDis1 chromosome Z, bLatDis1.hap1, whole genome shotgun sequence genome:
- the MRPS30 gene encoding large ribosomal subunit protein mL65, which translates to MAVLGRRWLLWHGRCWSSQAESAALPQPPDSLYPPIVASATSNSKAAKRRRLEHFKQRVHAAPSVEEKLRLYGLLQRPKYMVYPQTFALNADRWYQSFTKTVFVPGLPPRAPPAAVKTPGAVAPEAAKAPEVVAGAAPGAAAAPAPGTEAPAAAEAPKPEAGATPSLDIGELRSLACDALLQESFYQNKKRPFLYRDQDHTPGPFLTQLVSTLAAFLSCRNPLLSASSLDLNPEVNYYWHHGEEVVDRGYRKGRVDPVRFQIDDNPHLQIRVPKQLPQVVPLEANLGDVPVIDHKPSKLPLFKRQYENKVFIGSKVADPCCYGHTQFHLIPDKLKRERFIKARLDDQIEVVYRANGIASLFAWTAAQAMYQGFWNEADVTRPFVSQAVVTDGKYFAFFCYQLNTLALTAETIENNPRKNICWGTDSKPLYDVVEDGSVKGFNDEILLHLVRFLLNRPKEL; encoded by the exons ATGGCGGTGCTCGGGCGGCGGTGGTTGCTGTGGCACGGCCGGTGCTGGTCCTCGCAGGCCGAGTCCGCTGCTCTCCCGCAGCCCCCCGACTCGCTCTACCCGCCCATAGTGGCTTCCGCCACGTCGAACAGCAAGGCTGCTAAGCGGCGGCGCCTGGAGCACTTCAAGCAACGGGTGCACGCGGCGCCCTCGGTGGAGGAGAAGCTGCGGCTGTACGGGCTGCTCCAGCGGCCCAAGTACATGGTCTACCCGCAGACCTTCGCCCTCAACGCCGACCGCTGGTACCAGAGCTTCACCAAGACTGTCTTCGTGCCGGGGCTGCCCCCGAGAGCGCCGCCCGCAGCCGTGAAAACCCCGGGAGCGGTGGCGCCGGAGGCCGCGAAAGCCCCGGAGGTCGTGGCGGGAGCGGCACCCGGGGCTGCCGCAGCCCCGGCGCCAGGAACGGAGGCCCCAGCGGCTGCGGAAGCCCCGAAGCCTGAGGCGGGAGCGACGCCGAGCCTGGATATTGGCGAGCTGCGCTCCCTCGCCTGCGACGCCCTCCTTCAGGAGAGCTTCTACCAAAACAAGAAGCGGCCGTTCCTGTACCGCGATCAGGATCATACTCCTGGCCCTTTCCTAACGCAGCTCGTGTCCACCCTCGCCGCCTTCCTGTCCTGTCGCAATCCGCTGCTGTCTGCCTCCTCCCTCG ATTTAAACCCTGAAGTTAACTATTACTGGCATCATGGTGAGGAAGTTGTTGATCGTGGATACCGAAAGGGTAGAGTTGATCCTGTACGATTTCAGATAGATGATAATCCACATCTCCAGATACGTGTACCAAAGCAACTTCCACAG GTTGTACCACTAGAGGCAAATCTTGGAGATGTTCCTGTTATTGATCACAAACCATCCAAACTGCCATTGTTCAAAAGGCAGTATGAAAATAAGGTGTTCATAG GATCAAAGGTAGCAGATCCGTGCTGTTATGGACATACCCAGTTTCATCTTATTCCTGATAAACTAAAGCGGGAGAGGTTTATAAAAGCACGTCTTGATGATCAGATTGAAGTTGTTTATCGAGCTAATGGCATTGCAAGTCTCTTTGCCTggacagcagcacaggcaaTGTATCAAG GATTCTGGAATGAAGCAGATGTGACCCGTCCTTTTGTATCTCAGGCTGTAGTGACTGAtggaaaatactttgctttcttttgctacCAGCTAAATACTTTAGCACTAACTGCAGAAACTATTGAAAATAACCCTCGGAAGAATATCTGTTGGGGTACAGACAGTAAGCCATTGTATGATGTTGTGGAAGATGGGAGTGTGAAAGGCTTTAATGATGAAATTCTGCTTCATTTGGTCCGTTTTCTGTTGAACAGACCAAAAGAGTTGTAA